The following proteins are encoded in a genomic region of Flammeovirga pectinis:
- a CDS encoding NAD(P)H-dependent oxidoreductase, with protein sequence MENILDINAGQSYLESEGRLNQSISDLTVAYFEKETNFAIQRTNIEKGYSILEEIQKISWADIIIYHTPVWWFSVPNSFKKYLDDVITKGKGKFYGSDGRSSKLNPKLNYGRSGLLSDKKYILTTTWNAPLEAFELEEEFFKGRSVDDGVMYGFHKMNEYIGMKNLFTYHFYDVNKNPRIEIDFLNYEELLNDNTSVK encoded by the coding sequence ATGGAAAATATTTTGGATATTAATGCGGGGCAAAGTTATCTAGAATCTGAAGGAAGATTAAATCAATCAATTTCTGATTTAACGGTAGCTTATTTTGAAAAGGAAACAAATTTCGCTATTCAAAGAACAAATATTGAAAAAGGGTACTCAATTTTAGAAGAAATACAAAAGATAAGTTGGGCAGATATTATTATTTATCATACTCCTGTCTGGTGGTTCTCTGTGCCCAATAGTTTTAAGAAATACCTTGATGATGTAATAACAAAAGGGAAAGGAAAATTTTATGGATCAGATGGAAGATCATCTAAGTTAAATCCTAAATTAAATTATGGAAGAAGTGGGTTGTTATCTGATAAAAAATATATTCTAACTACAACTTGGAATGCACCGTTAGAAGCATTTGAGTTAGAAGAGGAATTTTTTAAAGGAAGAAGTGTAGATGATGGAGTAATGTATGGATTCCATAAAATGAATGAATACATTGGAATGAAAAATTTATTTACATATCACTTCTATGATGTAAATAAAAACCCACGTATTGAGATAGACTTTCTTAATTATGAAGAACTTTTAAATGACAATACTTCGGTAAAATAA
- a CDS encoding S46 family peptidase, with protein sequence MRKSLLFILALIMSSQVFASDHGVAKPLDEGMWLPMFVSRLNYVDMKKEGLKLTAEEIYSVNNSSLKDAIVHFGGFCTGEIVSDQGLIFTNHHCGYGGIQSVSTVENDYLTDGFFAKSHDQEKPIDGLFVRFLQRMDDVSAQVNKELDGLTGEERAKKAQAVMGEIKAAKVEELNNDSYEVSVKSFFEGNEFYMFVYERFDDIRLVGNPPEAVGKFGGDTDNWMWPRHTGDFSIFRVYANKENKPSKYSEDNVPYKPKHHLPVSIEGVQKDDFAMIMGYPGSTDRYLTSEGVKQQIEVFNPLFVEMRDAILKTWRKHMDADPKVRLQYASKYASTANYWKYFIGQTKGLKRQHVIEKKQAEESTFNKWVASDGTRKKEYGDVTEMLKEGYDGKRDGRVAMVLLTQGGFRMEAVMQARKTARFVGEAADEKTSEASLKAAKEAALSQAEGFFKNYDYATDKELAVVLLKKYKEVLSRPENKNLPVPAIYELIDREFDGDYVAYVEKAYTTSVFTDKGRMEAFINAPTMEGYEADMLTQLHNEFFQAYMGVAQSEQEAELKVSDGNRLYVKGIREMNPTKSFYPNANSTMRLTYGQVNDYIPGDAMFYAYYTTSKGLLEKEDPNNHEFILPKAVKDGVVKKDFGRYADQNGELRIAFITNNDITGGNSGSPVINGNGELIGLAFDGNWEAMSGDISFEPDLQRCINVDVRYVLWIIDKVYGAGNIVNEMTIVDGKKPKGKPYETLMPKKY encoded by the coding sequence ATGAGAAAAAGTCTATTATTTATCCTTGCATTGATAATGTCATCGCAAGTATTTGCCTCAGATCATGGTGTCGCTAAACCATTAGATGAAGGAATGTGGCTTCCTATGTTTGTATCGCGTTTAAATTACGTAGATATGAAGAAGGAAGGCTTAAAACTTACTGCAGAAGAAATTTACTCTGTAAATAACAGCTCTCTAAAAGATGCAATAGTCCACTTTGGTGGCTTTTGTACAGGTGAAATTGTTTCAGATCAAGGATTAATTTTTACAAATCACCATTGTGGATACGGAGGTATTCAATCTGTTAGTACTGTAGAAAATGATTACTTAACAGATGGATTTTTTGCAAAAAGCCATGATCAAGAAAAGCCAATTGACGGGTTATTCGTTCGTTTTTTACAACGCATGGATGATGTATCTGCTCAAGTAAACAAAGAGCTTGATGGCCTTACAGGAGAAGAGCGTGCTAAAAAAGCACAAGCTGTAATGGGTGAAATTAAAGCTGCGAAAGTAGAAGAATTAAATAACGATAGTTACGAAGTATCGGTAAAGTCATTTTTTGAAGGAAATGAGTTTTACATGTTTGTTTATGAACGTTTTGATGATATTCGCTTAGTTGGTAACCCACCTGAAGCTGTAGGTAAATTTGGTGGAGATACAGATAACTGGATGTGGCCTCGTCATACTGGTGATTTCTCTATTTTTAGAGTATATGCTAATAAGGAGAACAAGCCTTCAAAATATTCAGAAGATAACGTTCCTTACAAGCCTAAACATCATTTACCAGTTTCTATTGAAGGAGTTCAAAAAGATGATTTTGCTATGATTATGGGTTATCCAGGATCAACAGATCGTTATTTAACTTCTGAAGGTGTTAAGCAACAAATAGAAGTATTTAATCCACTATTTGTAGAAATGCGTGATGCTATCTTAAAAACATGGAGAAAGCACATGGATGCAGATCCTAAAGTAAGATTACAATATGCTTCTAAATATGCATCAACCGCAAATTATTGGAAATACTTTATTGGGCAAACCAAAGGTTTAAAACGCCAACATGTTATAGAGAAAAAACAAGCAGAAGAAAGCACATTTAATAAATGGGTAGCTTCTGATGGAACTAGAAAGAAAGAATACGGAGATGTAACGGAAATGCTGAAAGAGGGTTATGATGGTAAAAGAGATGGCCGTGTAGCAATGGTTCTTTTAACACAAGGTGGTTTCCGTATGGAGGCTGTTATGCAAGCAAGAAAAACAGCTCGTTTTGTGGGAGAAGCAGCAGATGAAAAAACATCAGAAGCATCGTTAAAAGCGGCAAAAGAAGCAGCATTAAGCCAAGCAGAAGGTTTCTTTAAAAACTATGATTATGCAACAGATAAAGAATTAGCTGTAGTATTATTAAAGAAATATAAAGAAGTATTATCTCGTCCGGAAAATAAAAACTTACCCGTTCCTGCTATTTATGAATTAATAGATAGAGAGTTTGATGGAGACTATGTAGCTTATGTAGAAAAGGCATATACTACATCTGTGTTTACAGATAAAGGTAGAATGGAAGCATTTATTAATGCTCCAACAATGGAAGGATATGAAGCAGATATGCTAACACAATTGCATAACGAGTTCTTCCAAGCATATATGGGTGTTGCTCAATCTGAACAAGAAGCAGAGTTAAAAGTATCTGATGGTAATAGATTGTACGTAAAGGGTATTCGTGAAATGAACCCAACAAAATCGTTCTATCCAAATGCAAATTCAACCATGCGTCTTACTTACGGACAGGTGAACGATTATATTCCTGGTGATGCAATGTTCTATGCATATTACACTACATCAAAAGGTTTGTTAGAAAAAGAAGATCCTAATAACCATGAGTTTATTCTGCCTAAAGCAGTAAAAGATGGTGTAGTAAAGAAAGATTTTGGTAGATATGCAGATCAAAATGGTGAATTACGTATCGCTTTTATTACTAATAATGATATTACAGGAGGTAACTCAGGTTCTCCAGTTATTAACGGAAATGGTGAATTGATTGGTTTAGCATTTGATGGCAACTGGGAAGCAATGAGTGGCGATATTTCTTTTGAGCCAGACTTACAACGTTGTATTAATGTAGATGTACGTTATGTACTTTGGATTATTGATAAAGTTTATGGTGCAGGAAACATTGTGAATGAAATGACAATTGTTGATGGTAAAAAGCCAAAAGGGAAACCTTATGAAACATTAATGCCTAAAAAGTATTAA
- a CDS encoding tetratricopeptide repeat protein translates to MTKYNQLLLLGIILFLSINFNCGAQNFTTYFADGKAAYDQQNFNKAIQFFQKARLQGKETIGDTHPDYILDIEYLAKSYQGLKDLGNANIYYMSLEKLLQKSGNTISKKMGDTQEIIASNSVIMKNFAQADVYFQKTLSTREKKEGKDSKEYTLSLHKYSQLYLKGRKYKEAEGMYRQLEPLAEKNLKGTADQAKILAELAEVYLALKRVDEASIQLSISISAYEKTDAPKSSYVHLYLQEANLLEKAGKKEDAITAYYKYIEVLESAFGIKNKKYATEVERLAIHFDEKLHSPMDSYNMMNKKLAANITTYSENSLPAAITYIELAEMEIDQNKIPLAEEHTVKALEIYTELGKVNSPDGIAASITLARVHSILKKNTEAEAMYKKAIADTEKYLSTEHTTYGKSLDSLAFFFIEHKRFEEAEKTIDKGLTAREKSVGKQHIDYGNSLYSLSKLYTAQDSLEKAEKALISVAKVREAYYGALTVEHATCIKELGDLYKGMGEEQQVKALKTYRRAIHLFEGIGYKKSAIVKEIYNSIDEINAR, encoded by the coding sequence ATGACGAAATACAATCAATTACTCTTATTAGGTATAATTCTATTTTTATCCATAAATTTTAATTGTGGAGCTCAGAATTTTACAACGTATTTTGCCGATGGTAAAGCTGCATACGATCAGCAAAATTTCAACAAAGCAATTCAATTTTTTCAAAAAGCAAGACTACAAGGAAAAGAAACAATTGGAGATACGCACCCGGACTATATTTTAGATATAGAATATTTAGCTAAATCTTATCAAGGATTAAAAGATTTAGGTAATGCTAATATCTATTATATGTCACTTGAAAAACTGTTACAAAAATCCGGTAATACCATTTCTAAGAAGATGGGAGATACCCAAGAGATTATTGCTAGCAATAGTGTAATCATGAAAAATTTTGCTCAAGCAGATGTTTATTTTCAAAAGACATTAAGTACTAGAGAGAAAAAAGAAGGTAAAGATTCTAAAGAGTATACATTATCACTACATAAATATTCTCAGCTTTATCTTAAAGGCAGAAAATACAAAGAAGCAGAAGGTATGTATAGACAATTAGAGCCTTTAGCAGAAAAGAATTTAAAGGGAACTGCAGATCAAGCTAAAATTTTAGCAGAACTAGCAGAAGTATATTTAGCACTTAAAAGAGTTGATGAAGCTTCTATTCAATTAAGTATTAGTATTAGTGCTTATGAAAAAACAGATGCTCCTAAATCTAGCTATGTTCATCTGTACTTACAAGAGGCAAATTTATTAGAGAAAGCTGGTAAAAAAGAAGATGCCATTACTGCTTATTATAAATATATAGAGGTGCTAGAATCTGCATTTGGCATTAAAAATAAAAAGTATGCTACTGAGGTAGAGAGATTAGCCATTCATTTTGATGAAAAACTACATTCTCCAATGGATAGCTATAACATGATGAATAAAAAGTTAGCAGCTAATATTACTACCTATTCAGAGAATAGTTTACCAGCTGCTATTACCTACATCGAACTCGCTGAGATGGAGATTGATCAAAATAAGATTCCTTTAGCAGAAGAGCATACTGTAAAAGCATTAGAAATTTATACTGAATTAGGGAAAGTTAATTCTCCAGATGGAATTGCTGCATCTATTACACTAGCTAGGGTACATAGTATTCTTAAGAAAAATACAGAAGCAGAAGCAATGTATAAAAAAGCTATTGCTGATACTGAAAAGTATTTATCTACGGAGCATACTACATACGGTAAGTCTTTAGATAGTTTAGCTTTCTTCTTTATTGAACATAAAAGATTTGAAGAAGCAGAAAAAACTATTGATAAAGGATTAACTGCTAGAGAAAAGAGTGTAGGTAAACAACACATTGATTATGGTAACTCGTTGTATAGTTTATCTAAACTATATACTGCTCAAGATAGCTTAGAGAAAGCAGAAAAAGCACTTATTAGTGTAGCTAAAGTTAGAGAAGCATATTATGGAGCACTAACAGTAGAACATGCTACTTGTATTAAAGAGTTAGGAGATTTATATAAAGGAATGGGAGAGGAGCAACAAGTTAAGGCACTAAAAACATACCGCAGAGCAATTCATTTATTCGAAGGAATTGGATACAAAAAAAGTGCTATTGTTAAAGAAATCTACAATAGTATTGATGAAATAAATGCTAGGTAA
- a CDS encoding sigma-70 family RNA polymerase sigma factor encodes MRQLKISKQITNRESQSLDKYLQEIGKVDLLTPDEEVTLAKQIREGDQIALEKLTKANLRFVVSVAKQYQNQGLSLGDLINEGNLGLIKAAQRFDETRGFKFISYAVWWIRQSILQALAEQSRIVRLPLNRVGSLNKISKTFSELEQRYEREPSPDELAEVLDVTTNEVVDTMKISGRHVSMDAPFVQGEENNLYDVLENDMEEKPDTELMNDSLRKEVQRALSTLTKREADVITLYFGLNGEHSMTLEEIGEKFNLTRERVRQIKEKAIRRLRHTSRSKALKPYLG; translated from the coding sequence ATGAGACAACTCAAGATCAGTAAACAGATCACGAACAGGGAGTCACAATCGCTGGACAAATACTTACAAGAAATTGGTAAGGTTGACCTGCTAACACCTGATGAAGAAGTAACTCTTGCAAAACAAATTCGTGAGGGCGATCAAATTGCGTTAGAGAAATTAACGAAAGCGAACTTACGTTTCGTAGTTTCTGTAGCTAAGCAGTATCAAAATCAGGGACTTTCTTTAGGTGACTTGATTAACGAAGGTAACTTGGGTTTAATTAAAGCTGCCCAACGTTTCGACGAAACTCGTGGTTTTAAGTTTATCTCTTATGCTGTATGGTGGATTAGACAATCTATTCTTCAAGCATTAGCAGAGCAATCACGTATTGTACGTTTACCATTGAACAGAGTAGGTTCTTTGAACAAGATTTCAAAAACTTTCTCTGAATTGGAACAACGTTATGAACGTGAGCCATCTCCAGATGAATTGGCAGAAGTTTTAGATGTAACAACTAACGAAGTTGTTGACACTATGAAAATTTCTGGTCGTCATGTATCAATGGATGCTCCTTTCGTACAAGGTGAAGAAAATAACCTTTACGACGTGTTAGAAAATGACATGGAGGAAAAGCCTGATACTGAATTGATGAATGATTCACTACGTAAAGAAGTACAACGTGCCCTTTCTACGTTAACTAAACGTGAGGCAGATGTTATAACACTATACTTCGGATTGAACGGTGAGCACTCAATGACATTGGAAGAAATTGGAGAAAAATTCAATTTAACACGTGAACGTGTACGTCAGATTAAAGAAAAAGCAATCCGTCGTCTTCGTCATACTTCAAGAAGTAAAGCATTGAAACCTTATTTAGGTTAA
- the pnp gene encoding polyribonucleotide nucleotidyltransferase, whose product MFENVIKKTVALPDGREISLETGKMARQADGSIVLRMGNTMLLATVVSNPEKREGADFLPLSVDYQEKFASAGKIPGGFLKREGRLSDREILISRLVDRAIRPLFPSDYYHDTQIMISMVSADQEALPDALVALAASAALSITDIPFDGPISEVRVIKDVNGEYIVNPTPAQMEGCVLDLMIGATAENITMVEGEMQEVGEEEMLEAIKIGHEAIKTQCAVQVELREAVGVEGFREFVGDVEDEELKEQVFTALYDKLYAVAAQGIKGKTERKAAFTEVKKAYLATLPEDEETAEKMFLIKRYIAKAEKKASRDLVLNTQNRLDGRDLEQVRPIVPEVDVLPSAHGSALFTRGETQSLTTVTLGTKMDEQMLDSAMGSGTSKFILHYNFPGFSTGEVRPNRGPGRREVGHGNLGHRALQRVLPPANENPYTIRIVSDILESNGSSSMATVCAGSLALMDAGVNITGTVSGIAMGMISENDPETGELKYAILSDILGDEDHLGDMDFKVTGTEKGMTACQMDIKVDGLPYEVLRKALEQANRGRAHIRGIMDEVISTSRDDLKPHAPRSFVMMIAQDMIGAVIGPGGKVIQEIQKDTGATIVIEEVENQGKVSFFAVDKTAMEAAVGRVKSIVAQAEVGETYPGTVKSIQPFGAFVEFMPGKEGLLHISEISWERTESMDGILNVGDKLDVKLLEIDPKTGKFRLSRKALLPMPEGFTPPPPRERRERTDRGGDRGGYRGGGDRRDRGDRGDRGGFNRR is encoded by the coding sequence ATGTTTGAAAACGTGATTAAGAAAACAGTTGCCCTTCCTGATGGTCGTGAGATCAGTTTAGAAACAGGGAAAATGGCAAGACAAGCAGACGGGTCGATCGTTTTGCGTATGGGAAATACAATGCTTTTAGCAACTGTCGTTTCTAACCCAGAAAAAAGAGAAGGTGCTGACTTTTTGCCACTTTCAGTAGATTATCAAGAAAAATTTGCATCTGCAGGTAAAATTCCTGGAGGATTTTTAAAGCGTGAAGGACGTTTAAGCGACCGTGAAATTTTAATTTCTCGTTTAGTTGACCGTGCTATCCGTCCATTATTCCCTTCGGATTATTATCATGATACTCAAATCATGATATCAATGGTTTCTGCAGATCAAGAAGCGTTACCAGATGCATTAGTAGCTTTAGCAGCTTCTGCAGCATTATCAATCACAGATATTCCTTTTGATGGCCCTATCTCTGAAGTTAGAGTTATTAAAGATGTAAACGGTGAGTACATCGTTAACCCAACACCAGCTCAAATGGAAGGTTGTGTACTAGATCTAATGATCGGTGCAACTGCTGAAAACATTACAATGGTAGAAGGTGAAATGCAAGAAGTGGGTGAAGAAGAAATGCTTGAAGCGATCAAAATTGGTCATGAAGCTATCAAAACTCAATGTGCAGTTCAAGTAGAATTAAGAGAAGCAGTAGGCGTTGAAGGATTCAGAGAATTCGTAGGCGACGTAGAAGACGAGGAGTTAAAAGAGCAAGTTTTTACTGCCCTTTATGATAAATTATATGCAGTAGCAGCTCAAGGAATCAAAGGTAAAACAGAACGTAAAGCAGCTTTCACAGAAGTGAAAAAAGCTTACTTAGCAACTTTACCTGAAGATGAAGAGACTGCTGAAAAAATGTTTTTGATTAAGCGTTATATCGCTAAAGCTGAGAAGAAAGCTTCTCGTGATTTAGTATTGAATACGCAAAATCGTTTAGATGGTCGTGATTTAGAGCAAGTTCGTCCTATCGTTCCTGAAGTAGATGTTCTACCTTCAGCACACGGTTCGGCTTTATTTACTCGTGGAGAGACTCAATCATTAACAACAGTTACGCTTGGTACTAAAATGGACGAGCAAATGTTGGATAGTGCTATGGGATCTGGAACGAGTAAGTTCATCCTTCACTACAATTTCCCAGGTTTTTCTACAGGTGAAGTAAGACCTAACAGAGGACCAGGACGTAGAGAAGTAGGTCACGGTAACTTAGGACATAGAGCTTTACAAAGAGTTCTTCCTCCAGCAAATGAAAATCCTTATACTATCCGTATCGTTTCTGATATCTTAGAATCAAACGGTTCGTCATCAATGGCAACAGTTTGTGCAGGTTCATTGGCTTTAATGGATGCAGGTGTGAATATCACAGGAACTGTATCTGGTATTGCAATGGGTATGATCTCAGAAAATGATCCAGAAACAGGAGAATTAAAATATGCTATCTTATCAGATATCTTAGGCGATGAAGATCACTTAGGTGATATGGACTTTAAAGTTACAGGTACTGAAAAAGGTATGACAGCATGTCAAATGGATATCAAAGTTGATGGTCTTCCATATGAAGTGTTGAGAAAAGCATTAGAACAAGCAAACAGAGGTAGAGCACATATCCGTGGTATCATGGACGAAGTGATTTCTACATCTAGAGACGACTTGAAACCTCATGCTCCACGTAGTTTCGTTATGATGATCGCTCAGGATATGATCGGTGCTGTAATCGGACCAGGTGGTAAAGTAATTCAAGAAATCCAAAAAGACACTGGTGCTACTATCGTAATCGAAGAAGTAGAAAACCAAGGTAAAGTAAGTTTCTTTGCTGTTGATAAAACTGCAATGGAAGCGGCTGTTGGCCGTGTGAAATCTATTGTTGCTCAGGCAGAAGTAGGTGAAACTTACCCAGGTACTGTAAAATCAATTCAGCCATTTGGTGCATTTGTTGAATTTATGCCTGGTAAAGAAGGTTTACTTCATATCTCTGAAATCTCTTGGGAGCGTACAGAGAGTATGGATGGTATCCTTAATGTAGGTGATAAATTGGATGTGAAGTTATTGGAGATTGATCCAAAAACTGGAAAATTCAGATTATCTCGTAAGGCTTTATTGCCAATGCCAGAAGGTTTTACTCCTCCTCCTCCACGTGAGAGAAGAGAGCGTACTGACCGTGGTGGTGATAGAGGTGGTTACCGTGGTGGTGGCGATCGTAGAGATCGTGGCGACAGAGGTGACCGCGGAGGCTTCAATAGAAGATAA
- the rpsO gene encoding 30S ribosomal protein S15: protein MDYLSPEYKKEIFAAHSKEGEKDTGSPEAQVALFTKRISHLTEHLKVNKKDHSTRRGLMKLVGKRRSMLDYLSKKDINRYRAIIKELGIRK from the coding sequence ATGGATTATTTAAGCCCTGAGTATAAGAAAGAAATCTTTGCTGCACATAGCAAAGAAGGTGAAAAAGATACTGGATCACCAGAAGCACAAGTTGCTTTATTCACTAAGCGTATCTCACACTTAACTGAGCACTTAAAAGTGAATAAAAAAGATCACTCAACACGTCGTGGTTTGATGAAGTTAGTAGGTAAGCGTCGTTCGATGCTTGACTATCTTTCTAAAAAAGATATCAACCGTTACAGAGCGATTATCAAAGAACTTGGTATCAGAAAGTAA
- a CDS encoding methyltransferase RsmF C-terminal domain-like protein, which translates to MSNRAEKLPKKFISRLEGQLSEEDIIAFKEAFDEFAPVSYRTNPFKPAEIDFSDITPVPWCDEAHYIAKRPSFAKDPLIFAGAYYVQEASSMFLWQALKQHAPLEKDIKVLDLCAAPGGKSTLINSLITEKSLLVANEVVDKRATPLIDNLVRWGNPNTIVTANYSDSFTQLREYFDVIVADAPCSGEGMFRKDPKTIDAWSPMLINSCSDVQKEIVDYIPKSLKAGGLFIYSTCTFSPQENEERLEQILDSEEFEPLEIDLDPSWGITKIEVEKNGVKATGYRFIFHKTTGEGLFLTAFIKKGEPSRHQKFSVSPKKMKQVFMLRKRESEEMRKWLENGNDFDFYEEEDEIYAIPKNLVQDFKMLFVTQTVRHQGIKMGRLNKKNNQLIPDHELAVSNIIASNIPSTEVEYRDAIDYLKKQDMSIKTIQGVKGWALIKFKGLVLGWVKVLPNRLNNYYPTEHRLVKNV; encoded by the coding sequence ATGTCGAATAGGGCTGAAAAATTACCAAAAAAGTTCATCAGTAGATTAGAAGGTCAACTCTCTGAAGAGGACATAATTGCTTTTAAAGAAGCATTTGATGAGTTTGCTCCTGTATCTTACAGAACAAACCCTTTTAAACCTGCTGAAATTGATTTTTCAGATATTACACCTGTACCTTGGTGCGACGAAGCTCATTATATTGCTAAACGACCGTCGTTTGCAAAAGACCCTTTAATTTTTGCAGGTGCCTATTATGTACAGGAAGCCTCTTCAATGTTTTTATGGCAAGCACTTAAACAACATGCTCCATTAGAAAAAGATATTAAAGTTTTAGATTTATGTGCTGCTCCTGGAGGGAAAAGCACACTCATCAATTCATTAATTACAGAAAAAAGTTTATTGGTAGCTAATGAAGTAGTTGACAAAAGAGCTACTCCTCTAATTGACAATCTTGTACGTTGGGGTAACCCAAATACAATTGTAACAGCTAATTATTCTGATAGTTTTACACAATTAAGAGAGTATTTTGATGTAATTGTTGCAGACGCACCATGCTCTGGAGAAGGGATGTTTAGAAAAGATCCTAAAACAATAGACGCATGGTCACCTATGCTGATTAACTCTTGTAGCGATGTTCAAAAAGAAATAGTTGATTATATCCCTAAATCTTTAAAAGCAGGAGGGTTATTTATATACAGTACTTGTACATTCTCTCCTCAAGAAAACGAAGAACGTTTAGAACAAATTTTAGATTCAGAAGAGTTTGAACCTTTAGAAATTGATCTTGATCCTAGTTGGGGGATCACAAAAATAGAAGTTGAAAAGAATGGTGTAAAAGCTACTGGCTATCGTTTTATTTTTCATAAAACAACTGGTGAAGGGCTTTTCTTAACTGCATTTATAAAAAAAGGAGAGCCATCAAGACATCAAAAATTTAGTGTATCACCTAAAAAGATGAAACAGGTTTTCATGTTAAGAAAAAGAGAATCTGAAGAAATGAGAAAATGGTTAGAGAATGGAAATGATTTTGACTTCTATGAAGAGGAAGATGAAATTTATGCAATTCCTAAAAACCTAGTCCAAGATTTCAAGATGTTATTTGTAACTCAAACTGTAAGACATCAGGGAATTAAAATGGGTAGACTTAATAAAAAGAACAACCAACTGATTCCTGATCACGAACTTGCTGTTTCAAACATTATTGCATCAAATATACCTAGTACTGAAGTTGAATATAGAGATGCTATAGACTATTTGAAAAAACAAGACATGAGCATCAAAACTATTCAAGGTGTTAAAGGATGGGCACTTATAAAATTCAAAGGCTTAGTATTAGGCTGGGTTAAAGTACTCCCAAATAGATTAAATAATTATTATCCAACTGAGCATAGATTAGTGAAGAATGTGTAG